The following are encoded together in the Buchnera aphidicola (Acyrthosiphon lactucae) genome:
- the flhB gene encoding flagellar biosynthesis protein FlhB has translation MNHNINEEKTENPTEHRIRKFRNKGKTRYSRELNSLFILLVGFINLWWYRDLIIFNLSKIMSNSFCFDKNDFLNTNKTLLEIFASLKNIFFVFFPFLISLLIVVTIPSILLSGIKLNFTSLKFNFIKLNPFQGLKRIFSFQIIVEFLKIILKLFIVSSISCWYLWIYFPEILFLINKNYISSLSDGCNIISICSFLVILGLVPIVFFDIIWQQFNYYKKLKMTRQEIKDELREKEGNPNIKMRIRQEMKAAMRRRMIADVPKADVIITNPVYYSVALKYDETKMNAPKVIAKGIGEVAIKIQNLALKHNISIISAPSLARSLYRYSEIGQYIPGPLYKAVAEVLAWVWKVRKWKKEGGIFPEKPKNILVPSELTFTGEHKNNV, from the coding sequence ATGAATCATAATATCAATGAGGAAAAAACAGAAAATCCTACTGAACATCGTATTAGAAAATTTCGTAATAAAGGAAAAACACGATATTCTAGAGAATTAAATTCTTTATTCATTTTATTAGTTGGATTTATAAATTTATGGTGGTATAGAGATTTAATTATTTTTAATCTTAGCAAAATAATGTCTAATAGTTTTTGTTTTGATAAAAATGATTTTTTAAATACAAATAAAACTTTATTAGAAATATTTGCATCTTTAAAAAATATCTTTTTTGTCTTTTTTCCATTTTTAATATCTTTATTAATTGTAGTTACGATACCTTCTATACTTTTAAGTGGTATTAAATTAAATTTTACATCATTAAAATTTAATTTTATAAAATTAAATCCCTTTCAGGGTTTAAAAAGAATTTTTTCTTTTCAAATAATAGTAGAGTTTTTAAAGATAATATTAAAATTGTTTATAGTGAGTAGTATATCTTGTTGGTATTTATGGATTTATTTTCCTGAAATATTATTCTTAATTAATAAAAATTATATATCTTCTTTATCAGATGGATGTAACATAATTTCTATTTGTTCTTTTTTAGTTATACTAGGATTAGTTCCGATTGTTTTTTTTGATATTATTTGGCAACAATTCAATTACTATAAAAAATTAAAAATGACTCGTCAAGAAATCAAAGATGAATTAAGAGAAAAAGAAGGAAATCCAAATATCAAAATGCGTATTCGTCAAGAAATGAAAGCGGCTATGCGTAGAAGAATGATCGCAGATGTTCCTAAAGCTGATGTAATTATAACTAATCCTGTATATTATTCTGTAGCACTTAAATATGATGAAACAAAAATGAATGCGCCTAAAGTAATAGCTAAAGGTATAGGTGAAGTAGCTATTAAAATACAAAATTTAGCTCTTAAACATAATATCTCAATTATTTCCGCCCCATCATTGGCTCGTTCATTATACCGTTATTCCGAAATCGGACAATATATTCCAGGTCCTCTTTACAAAGCTGTTGCAGAAGTTTTAGCATGGGTTTGGAAAGTA